TCACATTGCGTTAAAAGAACTCTTTCTAACTAGCATTTTGATGGGACAAAAGCGAATTTGCTTGCAAATAACCTCCTAGATTGGACCTCAAAAACAGGGGAGGCATGCAGCGCTCCTCCCTTTTCATTGTGAAGCATACTATTTCTCTGCACGTAccaaaaagttgaagaattcTTGTAAATATTGCTCCTCAGGTGAGGGTAGCCTTGGTACAGATAATCCGACGGATTGAAAACAGGGGTTTCTTTCTCAAATCTATTAAGCGACTTGCTTCTATGTAGAAACCCAACCGGATTCTGGGCTGGAGATTCTTTCCTTGACATTGAATTTGTTCGCAAACAGTTCTCTATCACATTAGCCTCGTCCATGAATCTTTCTCTCATTTCTCTAATATTTCTCCAAAGTTTAAAAGATCTTGATCTTGTGATGATATTCCATGCCCTAAAACCTGGTCCCCCTGAATTGACTGGGACATTACTGGATGTATACGGAATTCTTTTGCACTCGATGCAGAAATGCTTATATCTCTCCAAGTCAAAGGCTTTTCTCTTTGCTGCATTAGATAGACATGCATACGCCTACAAGAAAAAGGGTGGCAAGGGGATGAGATTGTATTCCACTGTACTCAGACTTGTGAATGAATTTATGGTATATGTCTACATGGGGTGTTGATAACACCTTCAAAGGTTAGAATGAACAGAAGATAAATGTTCATTGTTTGTGTTATGTTACCTGCAGGCTTAGTGGCTAAccaattaaaagaagaaaacatcaCAGAAATACCTCAGAAACGAGCTTGAAAGCAATTTCAGCCTTGGGGTGCTTATTCTTATCCGGGTGAACTTGTAAGGCTgcagaaggaaaaaaaaagaaaaaaaaagaagcttcTCATTATTCAGAAAATAGAGAGAATGCCAGATTTCACGTAGTCATAGAACCAGTTAAACCTACCGAGTTTATGGTACCTCTTACGGATGGCACTCACCCCTGCATTTTCTTCCACCTATGAGAACCCAATATGGAGAAACTTTACATCATAAAAGAGAAGCTATATACGGTTTGTTTGAACAAGAAAGGTAAAGAACTTACTCCAAGAATGCAATACCAGTCAACGAAAGTTGTGTTAGCTGATTCTGAGAGAAGTTCATGATGAACACATACAACAGAACGCGTGGAAATGGAGCAAATCTCTAATACCAACTTGGACTTGGGGTCTGAGTCTTGTCCCATTCTCCCCATTTTGAGAGTGATATGATAGCGCGAATATTGGAAGTGGAGGACAAAACGCGAATAGGGGTTATTAGAAATAGTGAAGGTTGTTGTTTCCTTTTGTTGGTTTTGGGAAGGCAGTAATAATAAACAGAGATGCAGAGGTTAAGGAAAAATAGCAACCTTTGCGGAGGAGATATTTGACATTGGATCAGTTGGTGGGAAAAGACAAGTTTAGAGATATGGAGAGGTTAACGTTATTCTCTCCAAATGGCACTGATTGAGAAGTATTAGGGAAGGACATTTGGCCCTTacgtttcctttttcttttctcgttCAAATTTAAATCCAAATCCAACTAAAGaccttatttttatatgatgatatattattttgttccTTTGATGTTAGTTAGATTAACCAAGTTGGTGTTGCCATTCTCTACCGCCTCCTACCATTTGTTGCAACATTCAACAACTAGTAAGTAGTAACATGTTAGGCTGAAAATAGAACTTCACACCACTGTGACAATTGCAGAAGTTCAGAGGTTGTTTTCCAAAGattgttttgtaaaaattattaaatatgagaTGTTGAATCAATTGTGTAATTTGATTAAGCCATCTACCAGTTATTCTGCTCACTTTTAATGATTCATCTTTCAATATCCACTTCAAGCATTGTTTTACTTGTTGAGGTTTGTGAGGGCATTGTGGAAAATAGAAACTCACAAAACGTTCATGAAAAGCAACCAAGCATCCTTGGTACAAAAATACGTGAAGGGTTCGTAGAGGTTTGAAGGTTATGGTATGGTGGTAGGtagatttcaatattattttggtACAGTGTCTTTAAATTGTAGGAGAAATTACCCGTGAAGATGAGATGGGAGCGTTCGAGTAGGGTGACCCACTCATATAATGCCCGGTTGAAGCTAGGAAtcaaaaggttaaaaaaaacaatgaaatcaTATTATTGGTCCCTACTTCTGTCCTTTTGTTCAAAACAACGCATCATATCatcttttcatcttcttctcctcGGAAATTACCTGCTAAAGTTGCTTCTTCACTCTTATCAGTGCTTCGGTTCATcctatttataaattgtttcaCAATAAACTATTCTAGAATCGTAAAAAGAAGTTcactttttaacaaataaaaactacgaaaaaaaagtatataagttTACAAAAACATCTTCTTCCTTATCATGCATTAGGTGAAAAATGTAACAACTGCAGTGGCTTTAGAGGGAAAGTTAGTTTTTTCTGTTCAAGTTGGTTTTTGCACTCAATCCTTTAATAATTTCATGTCTTCTCCAAACATTCATGTATGCccattagttattttttttattgaaaaaaaaaaggaaggttTTGTactgttaaatatgttttagttagTAAAATtcgttattatttaaaattttgatatttaaattttaaaaatttaatatatctcttttaattcaattacattaatttatttagattttgttaaacggtatttttttattcatctttaTTAATGTGTTTAATGTTTGACTATTAAAAAGTTTGacgtaattaaattaaaaggtttatatttatttatttttaagatttagaaacataaatataccaaaatttaaaataaagatgaggtttaatttataggtttaggaatttaaaatatatttgaggTTGGAATCGAATAATTCATAGTACTATTGCTTTAAACATTGGTAACCGAACCCTTGTTTTAAGTTTAACAACTGCAACTTCCGAGATAGGCTTTGTTTTGCATAGGACAAATTGCAACAGAGTAAAGTGGTACAATTTTTATTGGAtaggattaattaattaatttgtagcTCCCATGGCCCAATATACAGGTCAACAATCTACTGGAAATTCAAAATCCAACACAAGAAAATTGAGCAATTGTGGGCCAGGCTGGAGATTGAAGTCTATGCAACCCTATTTAGTTATTagcttaattattatttataggaCATTGATCATGAGGAGCCCTAAGAAATTTTCTACTGCCCCACTTCACGAGGTCATCAATTCAAAAACTTATcaagagaaaataatataatacgataggaaataagaaaaaagagaaataatacaattttattttatttgtgatttGTCTGAAAGCAAAGAAAGAAGACAGAAGTGATAGTGTTATAGGCATGAGCAATTGGTAATTCCCCAATTAATGGAATGACAAGAATAGCATATTGCTTTCAAGAGCtttggaaaagagaaaagggtaagtaaaataaaataatagagaaataaaaagtttatttttgcATAAACATGACTCCTACAAGATCTGAATTCAAAATGTTGCTGATGTGCTTTTACTCACACATAccacaatttttctttcatatcaATATCATTTTTAAGATCTTCGTTTGTCACCATttcaaaaattagttttaatcatCGTTATCAAACTCTCAGGTTAACTCTTAAACTTTTATGAGTTTACGTTTTCAGACATGCTTTCCGAGTTAACTAGGCTGCGCGAtagaattaattgtgaaattggTAGAATAATGTGAAATGAGCGATTCTACaagtttgaaaaaagaaaaaattaaa
This genomic stretch from Vigna radiata var. radiata cultivar VC1973A chromosome 7, Vradiata_ver6, whole genome shotgun sequence harbors:
- the LOC106769086 gene encoding uncharacterized protein LOC106769086 — translated: MGRMGQDSDPKSKLVLEICSISTRSVVCVHHELLSESANTTFVDWYCILGVEENAGVSAIRKRYHKLALQVHPDKNKHPKAEIAFKLVSEAYACLSNAAKRKAFDLERYKHFCIECKRIPYTSSNVPVNSGGPGFRAWNIITRSRSFKLWRNIREMRERFMDEANVIENCLRTNSMSRKESPAQNPVGFLHRSKSLNRFEKETPVFNPSDYLYQGYPHLRSNIYKNSSTFWYVQRNSMLHNEKGGALHASPVFEVQSRRLFASKFAFVPSKC